One Natrinema longum genomic window, CATCTGCGAGACGATCGCGTCCTGGAACTCCTCGGCGGTCTTGGCTTCCTGTCCGCGAAACAGGATGATTTCGGGATCGATCTCGAGGAGCGTTTCGTAGTCGACCGCACCGCGCGTACTGTGGAAGTCGCGTACGTCCGTGTTGGCGAACGCGTCCTCGACCCCGAGGTCGCGCCACTGCTTGAAGCTCGTTCCCTCGCCGATCAGATACGGAGAGAACGAGCCCATTTCGCTCTCGACGGCCCACATGATCGCGACCTCCGGCCGCTCGTCCTCGGCCGGAACGACTTCTTCGACGTTCGACTGGAACTCGTCGTGGACCTCGACGAAGGCCTCGTAGCGCTCGTTCTCCTGGAACACCTCGGCGAGCTTCTCGAACGCCTCGTACAGGGACAGGTACGGGTAGTCTTCGTGCCACGAGTAGCCGGTCGAGAAGATACTGTTCCCGAAGAACGGCGCGATGTCGTTTTCGATGTCTTCGACGTCGCTCTCGGTGACATCGTCGCCGAACCGGTTCGTCAGGAAGTTAGGGTCGATGACGTGGACGTCCCCGTCCATTTCGTAGAACGTCTCCGGATCGACGCCGTCGTCGGAGATCCGCGTCATCCCCGATTTGTCGACGCTGACATCGGGAATCTCGTCGTAATACTGCGTGTGGTATCGGGACGGCAGCCAGACGCCTTCCGGCGGATCCTGGCCCAGTGCGACCCCCATATCGGCCCAGCTTCCGTTGTTGGTGACCCACGTTTCCGGGACGCCCGGGAACTCGACTTCGCCGACCGGCGGCATCGACACGGTGTATGCGGCCTCTCTATCGGACGATCCGAGGGAACCGAGACAGCCGGCCGTTGCACCGACGCCGGCCATCGCCCCTCCCGTTCGAAGCACGTTGCGTCTCGTCCAAGTCCGGTTCTCACTCATCGGATTTTAGGTTGACCTAAAAACTGAAAAGTGTTCCGAAGTACACTCCCTCTGCCGGTCAATCTCAGTACTCACCGGTAACGATGGCGGCGACGCGTCCGCGATCGAAGAGTTCCTCGTCGTCGAACTCGTTCGGGTATAATCCCTGCGCCGCCCGCTCGAGTTGAAAGAGGTGGATGATCGGCCCCTGGTAGGTCATTTCGCCGTAGATCACCCGGTCGTTCTGGACCGCCCGAAGTTCGCTCGCGATGTCGTGGTTGCGCATGAACGAGACGATCCCTCGTTCGAATTCCGACTCCGAGACCGCGCTCTGCTGTCTGATCGCGATGACGTCGGGGTCGATATCCAGAAGCGTTTCGTGGTCGATGGTGCCACCGGTCGCCTGTGCGTCGGCGATCCCGTTCGCGGCGACCGCTCCCTCGACCCGCAGGTCGTTCCAGTGTTTGGACTGCGTCCCCTCGTCGATGTGGTAGGGATAGAACGCCTCCGGCTCGCCCGACTTCGGAACGAGAACCGCGACCTCGGGTCGCTCGTCGGGCAGCCGCGAGCGGATGTCGGCGAGTACGTCTTCCTGGAGCCGCTCGAACGCATCGAATCGGTCTCGCTCCTGAAACACGGCCGCGATCTTTTCGAAGGCCTCGTAGAGGGTATACCGCCTGTAGTCGTGCCAGTCGTAACTGGCCGAGAAGATCGTGTTCCCCACGAACGGCCCGACGCTCCCCACAATATCGTCGACGTCGTCGCGACTCCAGCCCAGTCGGTTGATCATGAAGTTGGGATCGACGATGTGGACGTCTGCCTCGAGTTCGTAGAACACCTCCTCGTCGGCCCCGCCGTCCCAGAGTTCGGTCAGGTCGTCCGCTTCGACCCCGACGCCCGGTAGCTCCTCGTAGTGGTGAGCGGCGTACCGGCTCTGCAGTCCGATTCCGACGAGCCCGTCGCCTCTGACCGAGTGCAACGCCTCTGTCGGCGTAGTCGTCCGTGTATGCGAGCCACCTCTCCGGGACGGCGTCGAACTCGACGGTGTCGACGGGCTCCATCGTCATCGAGTATTCGCTTTCGTCGTCGCCCGACACGAAATCGCCGAGGCAACCGGCTGTCGTGCCCAGTCCCGCGATCGCTACGCCAGTCTTCACCACGGCTCGTCTCGTCCGCTGCGCATCGCTCGTCATTGTTTTTAGGCCGGCCTAAAAACACAAAGTACTTCGGATCGATCGTTCCTACCGGTCGGAAAGCGCCCGTTTCGGCAATACCTGTAACTCGGGTTCGTACTTCACGGTCGCTTCCACACCGAAGACGTCCGCGAGGAGTTGCTCGGTGACGACTTCCTCGGGCGGCCCCCAGTCGTACAGTCTTCCGTCGTGCATGGCGACCAGATAGTCCGCGAAGCGGGCCGCCTGTGCGATGTCGTGAAGGATGACCGAAACGGTGACGCCCTTCTCCTCGTTCAACTGGCGGATCGTCTCGAGGACGCGGAACTGGTGGTGAACGTCGAGAAACGTCGTCGGCTCGTCGAGCAGGAGGACATCGGTGTCCTGTGCGAGGACCATGGCGATCCAGGCCAGCTGTTTCTGCCCGCCGCTCAGCTGGCCGAGTTCGGCGTCGCGGATTCCTTCGATTCCGGCTAGCTCGATCGCCCGTTCGACCGCTCGATGATCCGCCTCGTCGGGGCCGTCGAAGAACCCGCGGTGTGGATAGCGGCCGTGATAGACGAGGTCTTCGACGGTGATCGAACCCAGCGAATCGTTTTCCTGCGAGAGGACTCCCAGTTCGCGGGCCAGTTCCTTCTGACTGAACGAGTCGAGATCCTCGCCGTGTATCCGGACCGTTCCGGTGTCCGGCTCGAGGTGGTTCGAGAGCGCCTTGAGGAGCGTACTCTTCCCGCTGCCGTTCGGTCCGACGAGTGCAGTGACCGCTTCCTCGGGGATGTCGAGGCGGGCACACTCCACGACGGTTCCGTCGCTCGACGGATAGCTGAGTTCCAGCTCGTCGCCGACCAGCGCGCTCTCGATTTCGACGCCCTCGTCGTCGGTGATTCGTGTCCGTTCCCGGTCCGTGTCCCGCTGTGTGCGTGCCATTATAGCTCACCCATCGATTGCTGTTTCCGCATCAGGAAGAGGAAG contains:
- a CDS encoding ABC transporter substrate-binding protein, translating into MSENRTWTRRNVLRTGGAMAGVGATAGCLGSLGSSDREAAYTVSMPPVGEVEFPGVPETWVTNNGSWADMGVALGQDPPEGVWLPSRYHTQYYDEIPDVSVDKSGMTRISDDGVDPETFYEMDGDVHVIDPNFLTNRFGDDVTESDVEDIENDIAPFFGNSIFSTGYSWHEDYPYLSLYEAFEKLAEVFQENERYEAFVEVHDEFQSNVEEVVPAEDERPEVAIMWAVESEMGSFSPYLIGEGTSFKQWRDLGVEDAFANTDVRDFHSTRGAVDYETLLEIDPEIILFRGQEAKTAEEFQDAIVSQMEDDDTARELTAVQNGSVYRGGPLYQGPITNLVVTERAAEQVYGVETELFDRQRVGDIVNGDF
- a CDS encoding ABC transporter ATP-binding protein, with product MARTQRDTDRERTRITDDEGVEIESALVGDELELSYPSSDGTVVECARLDIPEEAVTALVGPNGSGKSTLLKALSNHLEPDTGTVRIHGEDLDSFSQKELARELGVLSQENDSLGSITVEDLVYHGRYPHRGFFDGPDEADHRAVERAIELAGIEGIRDAELGQLSGGQKQLAWIAMVLAQDTDVLLLDEPTTFLDVHHQFRVLETIRQLNEEKGVTVSVILHDIAQAARFADYLVAMHDGRLYDWGPPEEVVTEQLLADVFGVEATVKYEPELQVLPKRALSDR